Below is a genomic region from Marinobacter salarius.
TCCTTGCGGAACCCCAGAAGATCCCTAAGCGTGGACACCGGGCGCTCGTTAACCAGCCCGGCATACTCCATGTACTCCCCGTAATCACCACTGGTCACGGCTTCCTGGAGCTTACCCACCACATCCGGGTTGAATGCGTGGTACTCCTGGCCGTGGACATACTTCAACAGGCCGCCCTGGCTGATAGGCTTGCGATGCTTCCAGGCCACACCCGCCAGCTGTTCCTGATCCTGCTGGAAATCAAAGAAACCGGCGCCCTGGATACGGCTGGGAACACCTTTGAAACACAGATCCACTACGTCGTCCGCCAATCCGATCGCCTCAAACAACTGCGCGCCCCGGTAGGAGGTGATGGTGGAAATCCCCATCTTGGAAAGGATCTTCAGCAGGCCCTTGTTGACGCCCTTGCGATAGTTATTCTTCGCATCAATGGGGTCCATCATCAGTTCGCCAGTGCGAATCAGGTCGTTAAGCACCTGGTACGCCAGGTACGGATAGACCGCCGTAGCACCAAAACCAAACAACACAGCAAACTGGTGCGGATCGCGGGCCCAACCGGTTTCAACCAGGATGTTGGAGTCACACCGGAGGCCTTTCTTGACCAGGTGATGGTGAACGGCGCCGGTTGCCATCATGGCGTTGACCGGCAGCTCACCTTCTTTCAGATCCTTGTCGGTCAGGATCAGGATGACCTTGCCACTGCGGACTGCCTGCTCAGCCTCGTCGCACACTTTACGCACAGCCTGCTCAAGCCCCAACTCCGGGCTGTAGCTCATGTTGATTCGAGCAACTTCGAATCCGGGCCGATCATTGTTGGCAATTTTCAGGTACTTGGCCGGCGAAAGCACCGGTGTTGTAAGGATGATCCGGTTGGCGTGCTCGGGCGTTTCCTCGAACACGTTACGTTCCGCGCCAATGCACGTTTCCAGGGACATCACGATGGACTCCCGGAGCGGATCGATGGCCGGATTGGTCACCTGGGCAAATTTCTGACGGAAGTAGTCAGCCACATGCCGGACACGGCTCGAAAGCACGGCCATGGGCGTATCGTCCCCCATCGACCCTACTGCTTCCTGACTGTTTTCAGCCAATGGGCGCAGCACCTGATCACGCTCCTCGTAGGAAATCATGAACATCTTCTGGTGTATGTGGAGCTCGTCGGACTGCATCAGTTTGAAGTCAGGTGTGTCCTGATTCAGCGTGGTTTCAACCCGCAGGGAGTTCTCCCGCAGCCAGCGCTTGTAGGGCTGGGCCGACTTCAGGCGATTATCCACGTCTTTCGTATGCAGGACTTCGCCGGACTCGGTATCAATAGCAAGCATTTGCCCCGGACCCACACGTCCCTTGGCCACCACGTCTTCGGGCTTATAGTCATAGGTGCCGATCTCGGACGCCAGGGTAATGAAGTCGTCTTTGGTGATTACCCAGCGAGCCGGGCGAAGTCCGTTCCGATCCAGCATACAGACGGCATAGCGACCGTCGGAGAGAACCAGGCCAGCTGGCCCATCCCACGGCTCCATATGCATGGAGTTGTACTCATAGAATGCCCGCAACTCGGAATCCATGGTATCCACATTCTGCCAGGCAGGCGGGATCATCATTCTCACGGCACGGAACAGGTCAACACCACCGGCCAGCAGCACTTCCAGCATATTGTCCATGCTGGAAGAATCTGAGCCCGTCAGGTTAACCAGCGGCTGCAGCGTCTGTAGGTCCGGCAGTTCCGGTGCGCTGAATTTGGCGGCACGGGCAATTGCCCAGTTACGGTTGCCGTCAACGGTATTGATCTCCCCATTGTGGGCGAGATAGCGGAAAGGCTGCGCCAGCGGCCAACGCGGCATGGTGTTGGTGGAAAAGCGCTGGTGGAAGACACAGATAGCGGTCTGCAGATCCGGATCACCCAGGTCCTTGTAGAAGTTCGCCAGGTCCGCAGGCATCATCAGGCCCTTGTAGGCCAAGGTGCGGTGAGACAGGCTACAGATATAGAATTCGGAGTCATCGGCCATGTCCCGCTCAGCGTGGCGACGGCCAACAAACAGCGCGATGGCGAATTCCTGCTCGGTTTTACCGGCGGGAACCACAAACACCTGCTCAATCCAGGGCAAACAGTCGAGCGCCATCGGCCCAAGGCAACTGTCGTCCGTAGGCACCTTCCGCCAACCCATGATTTCCAGGCCCTGCTCTGCCAGGCGCTTTTCCACGGCAGCACGGCCGGCAGCCGCCTTGTTCTCATCCGGATTAAGGAATACCTGGCCCACAGCGAACAGCTCTTCAGGCTCTCTGCCAAATTCCGCTTTGGCGGCCTTGCGCAAAAAGGCATCCGGGCTCTGGATCAGGAGGCCACAACCATCGCCGGTCTTTCCGTCTGCAGCGATACCACCACGGTGGGTCATGCAGGTCAGTGACTCGATGGCAGTTTGCAACAACTTGTGGCTGGCCTCGCCCTTCATATGGGCGATCAGACCGAAGCCGCAGTTGTCCCTGAATTCGTCGGGATGATACAAACCTGTCATCATAAGCGTTCTCTCGCGTAGAAATGCTTTTCAATCAAAGGGTTATTGGTAAACAGACAATAAACTCACCCTTCGACACTGAAAATGGGGGCTGGCTATTTTACACGCGTAGAAATACGTACTCAAACCAAAGCGTTTTTATTTTAGGGGGCAAGCACGTTCAATACGCGTACTGCGCTAGACAGCACACACCATGAAACAAAGGCTCAGGTTATTGTTTTTATAGAATAAAATACGAAAATAAGGCAGGCACCGACAATCAAAAATCGCGTGATTGCCTGATCCAGGGAGACTGGTCCCGCAGGGCCTGAGGGAGACGCTCAACGGCTTTTCGGGCCTCATCACGCGAGGAAAACTCGCCGTAGAAGCCAACAAACCAGTCCTGCCCCTGCCTCTGGGTATAGGTGTAGAGTATACCGGAAACGGACGCGTACCGATCCATCAGATTCAGCACCGTTTGTTCCTGGTTCCCGGCAATCAATTGAACTGTCCAGCCTTCACGCGCCCTTACGCTCTCAAGATCCATAAATGCAGATGGACGGGAGGGAGAGAAACCGGGCTCTGGCTCTGGCTCTGGCTCTGGCTCTGGCTCTGGCTCTGGCACAGGCTGATCAGGCTCGTCCGTCAGAGGCAACTCTGGCTCGGCGGCCGGCTCTGGCAATCCTTCGCCGGTATCAATCGGCTCAATATCCGGATTGTCAGGGCCAATGGTGATGCTCTTGCGTAAGACTTCAGGCTCAGGTTCTGACTGCTCCCGTGCGACAGAATCATCATATTGCTGCGATACTAGCCACCAGGAACCAGCAAGCATAACCAAAGCCAGCGCAGGCCAACGCAGGTTAATCGGCACCGAAAACGTCCGTTTGGCGCCATTTTCAGTCGACACCATATCCAGCCATACAGCTGGTGTCACTCGCTTGAGACGGGAAAAGCTCCCCTGGCTCAAACTGTGCAACTGTGACAACTTCCCTGGCGACAGCAAGTCCTTGGCACTGCCACCAGCGCGGTGAACTCGGGGCTCCAGGTACGCAGCGACTTCGTCTTTTGTCAGTGGGCGAAGGTGAATCTGATGCACCCCGGCACCGTCCCCTGACAACCCAAGCATCTCGATCAATCGCCCGCTGCCACTGAACACGGGAACCGCCGCCGCAGAGCGGTCTGCAGCCTCAAAGGCAGAAAACAACAATCTCAGCAGCTCGGCGGGTGCACGGTCCGCATCATCGATCAGCAGGACCATACGCTGCCCCTTCCGAGCCCTACTTTCAGACCATCGGAAAAAGCCGTAAATGGCGTCACGCGCACCTTCGCCGGGGTTCAACCCTTTATGTGCAATACCGAGCAGCGCCCGTGACAGCGCCTGCGTACTCGTCAGTGCGGCGGCCGACACTCGATGAAAATCGAGACGGGAGGATTCGCTCCTCACCAGTTCCGCGAGCAACCGGCTTTTGCCCGCCCCAGCATCACCAGTGAGAAGCAAAGCGAGGTCACCAAAGCCACAGAGGTGGCGAAGCGTTTCCAGGGCGTGGTGGCGGGAGGCATCCGGAAAGAAGGGTGTTTCCATATCCAACGGATCGGCCCTTAACCCATAACGCTCCTGGAGCCGCGGAAACAGGCCGCCACCGTCATGACTGTTGAGCCCTTCGTCATTCACCGTCATTCCCTGCTTTATCCCAGATCAATACCTGTTCAGACTTCTCTACAAAAGCCCCGAAGCGTGGCATCCAGTTCTCGCCTATCCACCGCATCCGTCACCACAGCATCCCCGAGCCTGCGAAGGAGGACCAAGCGTAACGAACCATCCACATTCTTCTTGTCGACTGCCATCAATCGCAGAAAATCATCGGGAGACATCCCCGTGGGTGCAAACGCCGGAAGCTTGGCTCTCTCGATAATGCGCACAACCCTGGCACGATCCTCTTCGGTTATCATGCCCTGGCGCAAGGAAAGATCCGCAGCCATCATCATGCCAGTACCAACAGCCTCGCCGTGCAGCCAGTTGCCGTATCCAGCGAAGGTCTCAATGGCATGACCAAACGTGTGCCCAAGGTTGAGTATTGCCCGTAAACCACCTTCTCTTTCATCTTTTGCTACAACGTCCGCCTTGCAGGCGCATGAGCGATAGATAGCTTCCACCAAGGCTGTTGTTTTCAGATCAATGAGCGACGTAATTTCTTTCTCAAGCCAGGCCAGAAAATCGGTGTCCCGAATCAGGCCATACTTGATAACTTCCGCAAGGCCAGCAGACACCTCCCTTGGAGAAAGGCTCCTCAGACTGTCGGTATCGATCAGTACAACTTCCGGTTGGTGGAACGCACCGATCATATTCTTGCCCAACGGGTGATTGATACCGGTCTTTCCTCCGACCGAGGAGTCCACCTGCGACAACAATGTCGTCGGGATCTGGATAAAAGAGACACCACGCTGGTAGGAAGCGGCGGCAAACCCGGTCATATCCCCAACCACGCCACCCCCCAAAGCAACCAGCGTGGTTTTGCGGGAGTGACGCTTCTCCAGCAAACCGTCGAAGATACGGTTTAGCGTCTGCCAATCCTTGTATTTTTCACCGTCTGGAAGCACAACCGTATCTACCTGCTTTCCAGGGAAACAGGCTCGGGCTGACTCAAGATACAAGGGCGCAACCGTTTCGTTGGTGACGATCATGACTTGTGAACCAGAGACAAAGGGACTCAGATCATAGCTACCCAGCAGCCCCTGACCGATAACGATTGGGTAACTTCGATCGCCCAGCTCAACCGTCAACTCCCGCAGTGAGTCACGCATGATTTCTGCCTTCCTTACGTATTTGCCTTTTGTGGCGAGGTGTCCTCGGATTAATCCGGTTCACCAATTGCCGTACGACCAGTCTGGGGCTCTTGCGGTCAGTAAACATGACGACATCGGCCAAGAGCGAATAGATAGGGTCCCGCACGGCAAACAGATTTCTAAGGACCGCCTCGGGGTCGTCATTCTGCAACAGGGGACGATTGCGATCCCGCCTCGTTCTTTCAACTTGCTGCTCAATCGAGGTTTTCAGGTACACCACGACGGAATCGCGTTTAAGATGCGCGTGATTCTCTTCTTTCATCACCGCGCCACCGCCCGTCGCCAACACTGTCTGTGGATATTCCGACAGTTCAGCCAACATGGCCGTTTCACGATGCCGAAAGCCGTCTTCCCCTTCTACGTCGAAGATCCAGGGAATATTGGCGCCGCACCGCTCTTCAATAATCCGATCGGAATCGAGAAAGCGATAGCCCAGCTCTTTGGCCAGCATGCGACCAATTGTGCTTTTTCCCGCACCCATTGGGCCGACCAGGACAACTCGTTTTGGCAAGGACATAACTTCCGCTCATCTACATTCCGGCGCGTGAGAATATCACAGGGTAACGTTTTCCATAAGTTTCAGGAAATGAACCGACAAAAAAACCGCCGTGCGGAACACGGCGGTTTTTTTGTCGGATGCAACCCGATTACTGAATCAGGTCGCTCTTGATGATCTTCGGTGTGATGAAGATCAACAGTTCGCTACGCTCATCGATATGCTCGGTGCGCTTGAAGAGTCGGCCAAGATAAGGAATATCACCCAAGAAAGGCGTCTTGGTCGTGGTGGTCGCTACTTCTGATTGGAAAATACCCCCCAAGACCACAGTT
It encodes:
- the aroB gene encoding 3-dehydroquinate synthase — its product is MRDSLRELTVELGDRSYPIVIGQGLLGSYDLSPFVSGSQVMIVTNETVAPLYLESARACFPGKQVDTVVLPDGEKYKDWQTLNRIFDGLLEKRHSRKTTLVALGGGVVGDMTGFAAASYQRGVSFIQIPTTLLSQVDSSVGGKTGINHPLGKNMIGAFHQPEVVLIDTDSLRSLSPREVSAGLAEVIKYGLIRDTDFLAWLEKEITSLIDLKTTALVEAIYRSCACKADVVAKDEREGGLRAILNLGHTFGHAIETFAGYGNWLHGEAVGTGMMMAADLSLRQGMITEEDRARVVRIIERAKLPAFAPTGMSPDDFLRLMAVDKKNVDGSLRLVLLRRLGDAVVTDAVDRRELDATLRGFCREV
- the aroK gene encoding shikimate kinase AroK, whose amino-acid sequence is MSLPKRVVLVGPMGAGKSTIGRMLAKELGYRFLDSDRIIEERCGANIPWIFDVEGEDGFRHRETAMLAELSEYPQTVLATGGGAVMKEENHAHLKRDSVVVYLKTSIEQQVERTRRDRNRPLLQNDDPEAVLRNLFAVRDPIYSLLADVVMFTDRKSPRLVVRQLVNRINPRTPRHKRQIRKEGRNHA
- the gltB gene encoding glutamate synthase large subunit, whose product is MMTGLYHPDEFRDNCGFGLIAHMKGEASHKLLQTAIESLTCMTHRGGIAADGKTGDGCGLLIQSPDAFLRKAAKAEFGREPEELFAVGQVFLNPDENKAAAGRAAVEKRLAEQGLEIMGWRKVPTDDSCLGPMALDCLPWIEQVFVVPAGKTEQEFAIALFVGRRHAERDMADDSEFYICSLSHRTLAYKGLMMPADLANFYKDLGDPDLQTAICVFHQRFSTNTMPRWPLAQPFRYLAHNGEINTVDGNRNWAIARAAKFSAPELPDLQTLQPLVNLTGSDSSSMDNMLEVLLAGGVDLFRAVRMMIPPAWQNVDTMDSELRAFYEYNSMHMEPWDGPAGLVLSDGRYAVCMLDRNGLRPARWVITKDDFITLASEIGTYDYKPEDVVAKGRVGPGQMLAIDTESGEVLHTKDVDNRLKSAQPYKRWLRENSLRVETTLNQDTPDFKLMQSDELHIHQKMFMISYEERDQVLRPLAENSQEAVGSMGDDTPMAVLSSRVRHVADYFRQKFAQVTNPAIDPLRESIVMSLETCIGAERNVFEETPEHANRIILTTPVLSPAKYLKIANNDRPGFEVARINMSYSPELGLEQAVRKVCDEAEQAVRSGKVILILTDKDLKEGELPVNAMMATGAVHHHLVKKGLRCDSNILVETGWARDPHQFAVLFGFGATAVYPYLAYQVLNDLIRTGELMMDPIDAKNNYRKGVNKGLLKILSKMGISTITSYRGAQLFEAIGLADDVVDLCFKGVPSRIQGAGFFDFQQDQEQLAGVAWKHRKPISQGGLLKYVHGQEYHAFNPDVVGKLQEAVTSGDYGEYMEYAGLVNERPVSTLRDLLGFRKDIKAIDLSEVEPVENIFPRFDSAAMSLGALSPEAHEALAVAMNTLGGRSNSGEGGEDPARYGTEKRSKIKQVASGRFGVTAEYLRSADVMQIKVAQGAKPGEGGQLPGGKVNDLIARLRYSVPGVTLISPPPHHDIYSIEDLAQLIFDLKQVNPSALVSVKLVSEPGVGTIAAGVAKAYADLITVSGYDGGTAASPLTSIRYAGSPWELGLSETQQALRANDLRGKIRLQTDGGIKTGLDVVKGAILGAESFGFGTTPMVALGCKYLRICHLNNCATGVATQNEHLREEHFKGTVEMAMNFFRFVATETREWMAKLGVRNLEELVGRVDLLERLPGDTPRQKKLDLTRLLSNDHIPADKPNTCQVERNHPFDEGKLAEQMVKDTADAIAGKAGGTWSYKVTNCDRSIGARLSGEIAQLHGNQGMVSAPITLDLTGTAGQSFGVWNVGGLNLILEGDANDYVGKGMTGGKLVIRPPSGSDFKTQDTSIVGNTCLYGATGGKLFAAGTAGERFGVRNSGAHAVVEGVGDHCCEYMTGGLITVLGSTGHNFGAGMTGGFAYVLDLNNTFVDKYNHELVEIQRISSEEMESYRNHLRGVVREHISETASEWAEHILDNFDDYIGRFWLVKPKAANLRSLLASTRARPE
- a CDS encoding AAA family ATPase, which gives rise to MTVNDEGLNSHDGGGLFPRLQERYGLRADPLDMETPFFPDASRHHALETLRHLCGFGDLALLLTGDAGAGKSRLLAELVRSESSRLDFHRVSAAALTSTQALSRALLGIAHKGLNPGEGARDAIYGFFRWSESRARKGQRMVLLIDDADRAPAELLRLLFSAFEAADRSAAAVPVFSGSGRLIEMLGLSGDGAGVHQIHLRPLTKDEVAAYLEPRVHRAGGSAKDLLSPGKLSQLHSLSQGSFSRLKRVTPAVWLDMVSTENGAKRTFSVPINLRWPALALVMLAGSWWLVSQQYDDSVAREQSEPEPEVLRKSITIGPDNPDIEPIDTGEGLPEPAAEPELPLTDEPDQPVPEPEPEPEPEPEPEPGFSPSRPSAFMDLESVRAREGWTVQLIAGNQEQTVLNLMDRYASVSGILYTYTQRQGQDWFVGFYGEFSSRDEARKAVERLPQALRDQSPWIRQSRDF